A genomic region of Anas acuta chromosome 1, bAnaAcu1.1, whole genome shotgun sequence contains the following coding sequences:
- the FAM168A gene encoding protein FAM168A, which produces MKQAWPQTSSSCATEGTFHLPVDTGTENRTYQASSAAFRYTAGTPYKVPPTQSNNAPPPYSPSPNPYQTAMYPIRSAYPQQNLYTQGAYYTQPVYAAQPHVIHHTTVVQPNSIPSAIYPAPVAAPRTNGVAMGMVAGTTMAMSAGTLLTTPQHTAIGAHPVSVPTYRAQGTPTYSYVPPHW; this is translated from the exons ATGAAGCAAGCCTGGCCACAGACCTCCTCGTCCTGTGCCACGGAGGGCACCTTCCACCTCCCAGTGGACACTGGGACCGAGAACAGAACTTATCAGGCTTCTTCTGCAGCATTCA GGTACACTGCGGGGACTCCCTACAAGGTCCCACCGACCCAGAGCAACAACGCGCCCCCTCCCTACTCTCCGTCTCCGAACCCGTACCAAACGGCGATGTACCCCATCAGAAGTGCCTATCCCCAGCAGAATCTGTACACCCAG GGAGCTTACTACACCCAGCCGGTGTACGCGGCGCAGCCTCACGTCATCCATCACACCACCGTggtgcagcccaacagcatcCCGTCGGCGATCTACCCGGCCCCCGTGGCTGCGCCCAGGACCAACGGCGTGGCCATGGGCATGGTCGCGGGGACCACCATGGCCATGTCGGCAG GAACCTTGTTGACCACCCCACAACACACCGCAATCGGAGCACATCCAGTTTCCGTGCCAACGTACAGGGCTCAAGGAACCCCCACGTACAGCTACGTACCTCCACACTGGTAA